The Bacteroidota bacterium genome window below encodes:
- a CDS encoding ATP-dependent Clp protease ATP-binding subunit — translation MDSNFSNRVQDVIRLSREEAIRLGHDYIGTEHLLLGIIREGEGIAIKIFKNLGVEASKIKKAVEDTVRQSGGSLTVGNIPLTKQAEKVLKITYLEAKLFKSDVIGTEHLLLSILREDDNLAAQILHQFNINYENTKNELLNILSGKPTAGGAPQSAPKPQAEKKAEKTKTPVLDNFGRDLTKSAIEGKLDPIVGREKEIERVAQVLSRRKKNNPVLIGEPGVGKTAIAEGLALRIINKQVSRVLHNKRVVTLDLAALVAGTKYRGQFEERMKAVMNELEKAKDVILFIDELHTIVGAGGASGSLDASNIFKPALARGDLQCIGATTLNEYRQYIEKDGALDRRFQKIMVEPATVDETIQILNNIKSKYEEHHNVRYSPEALSQAAKLSDRYITDRFLPDKAIDVMDEAGSRVHLANITVPKEIVDLELEVEKVRQSKNQVVKNQNYEEAAMLRDNEKKLLNELEQLKIEWDIKSQSMVFDVTEDNVSDVVAMMTGIPVNRIADGESQKLVKMEEHLKKVVIGQDEAVEKISRAIRRARAGLKDPNRPIGSFVFLGPTGVGKTELAKQLAKFLFDSEDNMIRIDMSEYMEKFNVSRLVGAPPGYVGYEEGGQLTEKVRRKPYSVVLLDEIEKAHPDTFNILLQVLDDGILTDGLGRKVDFKNTIIIMTSNIGTRDIKLDKVFGFGEGKEGTKYDKMKSAIDETAKKVFSPEFMNRIDEMIVFKQLAKESIVKIVDVGIEKLLKRIKLQGITIDVTKAAKEFLADKGYDQNYGARPLRRAIQKYLEDPLSEEILKGNFKEGSVIKVKHRKNAEDFEFVDLKKESDIEKEITEILEESNSDNNNSGEKNV, via the coding sequence ATGGACAGTAACTTTTCAAACAGAGTTCAGGATGTGATCAGGCTAAGCAGAGAAGAAGCAATAAGGTTAGGGCACGATTACATCGGGACTGAACATCTCCTCCTCGGAATTATCCGCGAAGGTGAAGGTATAGCTATCAAGATTTTTAAGAACCTCGGAGTTGAAGCAAGCAAGATCAAAAAAGCTGTAGAGGATACAGTGCGTCAATCAGGCGGTTCACTTACTGTCGGCAATATCCCTCTCACAAAGCAGGCAGAAAAAGTTTTAAAGATCACATATTTAGAAGCAAAGCTTTTCAAATCGGATGTCATCGGTACGGAGCATCTTTTATTATCTATATTAAGAGAAGACGATAATCTTGCAGCGCAGATTTTACATCAGTTCAACATCAACTATGAAAATACCAAGAACGAACTTTTAAACATTCTCAGCGGAAAACCTACTGCAGGCGGAGCGCCTCAATCTGCTCCTAAGCCTCAGGCAGAAAAGAAAGCCGAGAAGACTAAGACTCCGGTGCTTGATAACTTCGGACGCGACTTAACTAAGAGCGCTATTGAAGGCAAGCTTGATCCAATCGTAGGTCGTGAAAAAGAAATTGAAAGAGTAGCGCAGGTTCTTTCCAGAAGAAAGAAAAATAATCCGGTGCTCATCGGTGAGCCAGGCGTAGGTAAAACTGCTATTGCCGAAGGTCTTGCATTAAGAATTATCAACAAACAGGTATCGAGAGTATTACATAATAAAAGAGTTGTTACACTGGATTTAGCTGCACTTGTTGCAGGCACAAAATACAGAGGACAGTTCGAAGAAAGAATGAAGGCTGTAATGAATGAGCTTGAAAAAGCAAAAGATGTTATTCTTTTCATTGACGAGCTTCATACAATTGTAGGCGCAGGCGGAGCAAGCGGATCATTGGACGCTTCAAATATTTTCAAGCCGGCTCTTGCACGCGGAGATCTCCAATGCATAGGTGCAACAACTTTAAATGAGTACAGACAATATATTGAAAAAGACGGAGCGCTTGACAGAAGATTCCAGAAAATAATGGTAGAGCCTGCAACAGTGGATGAAACCATTCAGATTCTGAATAATATTAAGAGCAAATACGAAGAGCATCACAATGTAAGATACTCACCTGAAGCGCTTTCACAAGCTGCAAAGCTTTCAGACAGATATATTACAGACAGATTTTTACCTGATAAAGCGATTGACGTAATGGATGAAGCCGGTTCAAGAGTCCACCTTGCGAACATAACTGTTCCTAAGGAAATTGTTGACCTTGAGCTTGAAGTTGAAAAAGTCCGTCAGTCAAAAAATCAGGTTGTAAAAAATCAGAACTATGAAGAAGCAGCAATGCTTCGTGATAACGAAAAGAAATTACTGAACGAGCTTGAACAGCTTAAGATTGAATGGGATATAAAATCACAGAGCATGGTGTTCGATGTAACTGAAGATAACGTTTCAGACGTTGTTGCAATGATGACAGGAATTCCTGTAAACAGAATTGCCGATGGCGAATCACAAAAACTTGTTAAGATGGAAGAGCATCTTAAGAAAGTGGTTATCGGTCAGGATGAAGCAGTTGAAAAAATCTCACGCGCTATAAGAAGAGCAAGAGCAGGATTAAAAGATCCGAACAGACCTATCGGTTCATTCGTATTTTTAGGTCCTACAGGTGTCGGTAAAACAGAGCTTGCCAAACAGCTTGCAAAGTTCTTATTCGATTCCGAAGATAACATGATTAGAATTGATATGAGTGAATACATGGAGAAGTTTAACGTCTCCAGACTTGTCGGAGCGCCTCCCGGATACGTGGGATACGAAGAAGGCGGTCAGCTTACTGAGAAAGTCAGAAGAAAACCATACTCAGTTGTGCTTTTAGATGAAATCGAAAAAGCTCACCCTGATACATTCAATATTCTTTTACAGGTATTGGATGACGGTATTCTTACAGATGGTCTCGGAAGAAAAGTTGACTTCAAGAATACAATTATTATCATGACTTCAAATATCGGAACACGCGATATTAAGCTTGATAAAGTATTCGGATTCGGCGAAGGTAAAGAAGGTACCAAATATGATAAGATGAAATCAGCTATTGATGAAACAGCGAAGAAAGTATTTTCTCCTGAGTTCATGAACAGAATTGACGAGATGATTGTATTCAAACAGCTTGCTAAAGAAAGCATCGTTAAAATTGTTGACGTTGGTATTGAAAAATTACTCAAGAGAATCAAGCTTCAGGGAATTACAATCGATGTAACAAAAGCTGCGAAGGAATTCCTTGCAGATAAAGGATACGACCAGAACTACGGCGCAAGACCTTTAAGAAGAGCAATTCAGAAATATCTTGAAGATCCTCTCAGTGAAGAGATACTCAAAGGTAACTTCAAAGAAGGCTCAGTAATAAAAGTTAAGCACAGAAAGAATGCGGAGGATTTTGAATTTGTTGACCTGAAAAAAGAAAGCGATATTGAAAAAGAAATCACTGAAATTTTAGAAGAATCAAATTCGGATAATAATAACTCCGGGGAGAAAAATGTCTAA